A stretch of Kazachstania africana CBS 2517 chromosome 7, complete genome DNA encodes these proteins:
- the PHO87 gene encoding SPX domain-containing inorganic phosphate transporter (similar to Saccharomyces cerevisiae PHO87 (YCR037C) and PHO90 (YJL198W); ancestral locus Anc_1.136), translating to MRFSHFLKYNAVPEWQNQYMDYNELKNLIYTLQADQIRENGGASQGPSNNNISESSFENTPLPNDHNSSKNGIKAKLKDRLPSRFFRKHGRNNESNRSGTPDVQLETIELEDYPKELSSLKKHEKNDRDFTPAQKFKQKFFDSRRSSASSSDDRTLFSPYDTFVDSLVNEKVKIDDFYKRTETKFFARLQSLVKDLEKEGLVDFGLQNMSSKVAEVSAELDEQNNSMNKGFNLHYSNDQNELRSRFDASEDIDEEDIDGISTNQENTALLGYSQVNIKSQKRSLLKHSVINLYIDLCQLKSFIELNRIGFSKITKKFDKVLHMTTRADLIQSDEFFQDTYIFQDDTLIALDEKIDSLVHFYGSIATRYKNSDTCKEELKSYLHDHIVWERSKTWKDMLGLLSQDRDIKTDLGSGSIGTEKISNLDLSYYSWKIPTPIHWKFIQINYFKIPKLFFTLKALKIAFIIVFTGILLGVKTLNDRVEGRCLALVECCALLWATEAIPLHVTAFLVPLLTVLFRVLKNSDGSTMSAAAASSAILSDMWSSTIMILLAGFTIAEALSQFDIAKILASWLLAFAGTKPRNVLLMAMCVVFFLSMWISNVASPVLTYSLVAPLLESLHSDDQFAKALVMGVALSADISGMSSPISSPQNIISMEYLSPYGIGWGQFFAVALPCGILAMLLTWGLLCLTFKINGTKLEKFTPIKTTLTLKQYYIVFVTLGTILLWCVESKIQSAFGSSGQIAIFPIVLFFGTGILSTKDLNTFPWSIVILAMGGIALGDAVSSSGLLKTIATSLQKRIENDTLLAILCIFGILMLVVGTFVSHTVSAIIIIPLVQEVGEKLSSPKAAPVLVFGCALLASCGMGLASSGFPNVTAISMTDREGKRYLNVGTFISRGVPASIIAFLCVITMGYGIMISIVKGVTTV from the coding sequence ATGAGGTTTTCtcactttttgaaatataatgCTGTACCAGAATGGCAAAACCAGTACATGGATTACAATGAACTTAAGAATCTAATTTACACGTTGCAAGCTGATCAAATAAGGGAAAATGGAGGAGCATCTCAGGGTCccagtaataataatatttctGAAAgttcatttgaaaatacACCGTTACCTAATGATCACAATAgttcaaaaaatggtattaaggcaaaattgaaagatagaCTTCCATCAAGATTTTTTAGGAAGCATGGAAGGAACAATGAATCCAATCGTAGTGGAACTCCTGACGTACAATTGGAAACTATAGAGTTGGAGGACTATCCTAAAGAATTGAGTTCTTTAAAAAAACATGAAAAGAATGATAGGGATTTTACCCCTGCacaaaaattcaaacagaaattttttgactCCAGACGCTCTTCTGCTTCATCGAGTGATGACAGAACTTTGTTTAGTCCGTACGATACTTTTGTCGATAGTTTAGTTAATGAGAAAGTCAAAATCGACGATTTCTATAAGAGAACAGAAACCAAGTTTTTTGCTAGACTTCAATCATTAGTGAAAGACCTTGAAAAAGAAGGTCTAGTTGATTTTGgtcttcaaaatatgtcTAGTAAAGTAGCTGAAGTATCTGCAGAATTAgatgaacaaaataattCTATGAATAAAGGATttaatcttcattattctAATGATCAAAATGAATTGAGAAGTAGATTTGATGCTTCAGAGGACATCGATGAGGAGGATATAGATGGTATTTCTacaaatcaagaaaatactGCCTTACTAGGATATTCTCAAGTGAACATAAAGTCACAAAAGAGATCTCTTTTGAAACATTCagtaataaatttataCATTGACCTATGTCAATTGAAGTCTTTCATCGAACTAAATCGCATTGGCTTTAGCaaaattaccaaaaaatttgacaagGTTCTTCATATGACCACAAGAGCTGATTTAATTCAATctgatgaattttttcaagacaCTTACATCTTTCAAGATGATACACTAATAGCGTTGGATGAAAAGATAGATTCACTAGTACATTTCTACGGTTCTATCGCAACACGTTATAAAAATTCTGATACGTGTAAAGAAGAACTAAAATCATACTTACATGATCACATTGTTTGGGAAAGGAGTAAAACGTGGAAGGATATGCTAGGACTACTTTCGCAAGATAGGGACATTAAAACTGACCTTGGCAGTGGATCAATAGGAACCGAAAAAATCTCTAACTTAGATCTAAGTTATTATAGCTGGAAAATTCCAACTCCAATCCATTGGAAATTTATTCAGATAAACTATTTCAAGATTCctaaattatttttcacaCTGAAGGCTTTGAAAATTGCCTTTATCATAGTTTTTACCGGTATTTTATTGGGTGTGAAAACTTTAAATGATAGAGTTGAGGGTCGTTGTCTGGCGTTGGTTGAGTGTTGTGCATTATTATGGGCTACAGAAGCAATTCCCCTACATGTGACAGCATTTCTCGTCCCTCTGCTAACAGTATTGTTCAGAGTTTTGAAGAACAGTGATGGTAGCACTATGTCTGCAGCAGCGGCTTCCTCTGCAATTCTGAGTGATATGTGGTCCTCCACCATTATGATCCTTTTGGCTGGTTTCACAATTGCAGAAGCTCTATCACAATTTGATATAGCCAAAATTTTAGCATCCTGGTTACTGGCATTTGCGGGTACAAAACCTAGAAACGTTCTTTTAATGGCCATGTGTGTGGTATTCTTTTTATCTATGTGGATTTCTAATGTCGCATCACCTGTCCTAACATATTCACTTGTAGCGCCATTGCTGGAATCACTTCATAGTGATGATCAATTTGCGAAGGCGTTGGTAATGGGAGTGGCCTTATCAGCCGATATTAGTGGTATGTCATCACCAATTTCTTCCCCCCAGAACATTATATCGATGGAATATTTATCTCCCTATGGTATTGGTTGGGGTCAATTTTTTGCTGTTGCCTTACCCTGTGGTATTTTAGCCATGCTTCTCACATGGGGTCTACTATGCCTAACCTTCAAGATAAACGGCACAAAATTAGAGAAATTCACGCCTATAAAGACAACACTGACTTTGAAGCAATATTATATCGTATTCGTTACATTGGGAACCATATTACTATGGTGTGttgaatcaaaaattcaaagtgCTTTCGGCTCATCAGGTCAAATCGCAATTTTTCCTATTGTATTATTCTTTGGAACCGGTATATTAAGTACGAAGGATTTAAATACGTTTCCATGGTCTATTGTTATCCTTGCCATGGGTGGCATAGCATTGGGGGATGcagtttcttcatctggattattgaaaacaatTGCAACTTCTTTACAAAAAAGAATAGAAAACGATACCTTACTTGCGATCCTTTGTATTTTTGGTATACTAATGTTAGTTGTCGGTACATTTGTGTCTCATACTGTCTCTGCAATAATTATCATTCCATTAGTCCAAGAGGTTGGTGAAAAGTTAAGCAGTCCAAAAGCAGCACCTGTCTTGGTCTTTGGTTGTGCCCTGCTTGCTTCATGTGGTATGGGTCTAGCCTCTTCCGGGTTCCCCAATGTGACTGCCATATCAATGACAGATCGCGAAGGTAAGAGATATCTTAATGTTGGGACTTTCATATCAAGAGGGGTACCTGCATCTATCATAGCGTTTCTATGCGTTATAACGATGGGTTATGGTATTATGATATCGATAGTGAAAGGAGTAACTACCGTCTGA